One Vigna unguiculata cultivar IT97K-499-35 chromosome 11, ASM411807v1, whole genome shotgun sequence DNA window includes the following coding sequences:
- the LOC114168412 gene encoding MLP-like protein 28 isoform X1, whose translation MTLAGKITTEIGVHATAEKWFNLFAKQLHHVQNLAERVHGTKLHHGEDWHHPESIKHWTYVIDGKVTTCLESIESVDEANKTITFKVFDGDIDQHFKVFKIIFQAIDKNNGGAILKWTIEYERVSEEVDPPYGYVEYLHKFTRDIDAHLLKA comes from the exons ATGACACTTGCTGGTAAAATCACCACTGAAATCGGGGTTCATGCAACTGCAGAAAAGTGGTTCAACCTATTTGCAAAGCAACTCCATCATGTTCAAAACCTTGCTGAAAGAGTCCATGGAACCAAGCTGCATCATGGTGAAGACTGGCACCACCCTGAGTCCATCAAACACTGGACTTATGTCATTG ATGGTAAGGTGACAACATGTCTGGAGAGTATTGAATCTGTTGATGAAGCAAACAAAACAATCACGTTCAAGGTCTTCGATGGAGACATCGATCAGCACTTCAAGGTTTTCAAGATCATATTTCAAGCAATCGATAAGAACAATGGTGGTGCTATTCTCAAATGGACCATTGAATATGAGAGGGTTAGTGAGGAAGTTGATCCTCCTTATGGCTACGTCGAGTACCTGCACAAATTCACTAGAGACATTGATGCTCATCTTCTCAAGGCATAG
- the LOC114168412 gene encoding MLP-like protein 28 isoform X2 yields the protein MTLAGKITTEIGVHATAEKWFNLFAKQLHHVQNLAERVHGTKLHHGEDWHHPESIKHWTYVIGKVTTCLESIESVDEANKTITFKVFDGDIDQHFKVFKIIFQAIDKNNGGAILKWTIEYERVSEEVDPPYGYVEYLHKFTRDIDAHLLKA from the exons ATGACACTTGCTGGTAAAATCACCACTGAAATCGGGGTTCATGCAACTGCAGAAAAGTGGTTCAACCTATTTGCAAAGCAACTCCATCATGTTCAAAACCTTGCTGAAAGAGTCCATGGAACCAAGCTGCATCATGGTGAAGACTGGCACCACCCTGAGTCCATCAAACACTGGACTTATGTCATTG GTAAGGTGACAACATGTCTGGAGAGTATTGAATCTGTTGATGAAGCAAACAAAACAATCACGTTCAAGGTCTTCGATGGAGACATCGATCAGCACTTCAAGGTTTTCAAGATCATATTTCAAGCAATCGATAAGAACAATGGTGGTGCTATTCTCAAATGGACCATTGAATATGAGAGGGTTAGTGAGGAAGTTGATCCTCCTTATGGCTACGTCGAGTACCTGCACAAATTCACTAGAGACATTGATGCTCATCTTCTCAAGGCATAG